The sequence below is a genomic window from Sorangiineae bacterium MSr12523.
AGCCGTCGCATCGCGGTCTCGACGTCCTTCATCTGCACGAAGTGAAACTGGACGTTCTGCCGCGTGGTCACGTGACCCATCCCATGCCCATAGCGGTCGGCCACGTCGGCGAGGGCCTCGAGTTGCGTCACGCCGAGGAGCCCGAAGGGGATTTTCACGCGCACCATCTGCACGCCGTCCTGTCGCTGTCCGTAGACGCCGCGTTGCAGACGGAAGACGCGGAAGGCATCGGCCCCCATCTCGCCGCGCTCGAAGCGCTCGAGCTGGACGACGAAGTCGTCGATGTCTTTCGGGTGGGAGTAACGAGGGAGAAACGGTGCTTGTTGGCTCATGATGGATTCGCCGCGTCGCCGGGCGCCTCGGCGCGAGCCAATTCGGATTCCTCGAGGTAACCGAGCTCGCGCAATGTGATGAGAATCTGGGAAAGGGCCTTTTCGACCGAGATGGCGCTCGTATCGAGCGTGAGCTCGGCGGAAAGGGGTTCTTCGTAGGGGTCGTTGACCCCGGTAAACTGGGGGATCTCGCCCGCGAGAGCCTTTTGGTAGAGGCCCTTCACGTCGCGCTTGATGCACTCGGCGACGGGGGGTGCAACGTGCACCTCCACGAACGAGCCGATGGTCTCCCGCGCGCGGTCCCGCGATGCGCGGTAGGGGGAGATGGCGGCCACGAGGACGGTCACCCCGTTGCGTGCGAGAAGGTGCGCAACGAAGGCGATGCGGTCTACGTTAATGTCGCGATCTTCACGGGAATAGCCGAGCCCTTTGGAGAGGTGGGTGCGGACGATGTCGCCATCGAGCAGCTCGACCTTCTTGCCCGCGGCCCGGAGCCGGGGGAGCAAGGCCTCGGCCAAGGTGGACTTCCCCGCGCCGGAGAGCCCCGTAAACCACACAACTGCCCCATTTTTCGAGCTTTGTGAGCCGGACATGCGCCCTGTTCAGGCCCGTTGGGGGGCCCGCCTCCGAATACATTGTCCGTCGCGGCTTCCCCGCGATGCCGTATCCTCTTCCATGGTAGGGTGCGTCTCCAGCGGCAGTGTGGGTTCTGCTATACCGTACTTTGAGTCCACAATAATGGAGGACAGGTTGGCTGTTCGCAAGGGCAATCCGGGAGCGCGTGCACGTGCCGCCGAGGCATTGGGCGATGACATTGGTGCGGCGGAGCTGGGACGGCGGGTCGCAGAGAACCTCCGCCAGCGGCGCAAAGCACGCGGAATGTCTCTGGATGATCTGGCTCAATCTTCGGGGGTGAGCCGCGCGGCCCTCTCCCAGATCGAGACCCAGAAGTCGAACCCCACGCTAGGCATCCTCTGGAAGATCGCCGTGGGCCTCGGGGTGCCCTTCGCCGACTTGATTGGGGAGGCCAAGGGCGGCGTGTCGATTCTGCGGCGCGGAGACGCTCAAATCCTGCGTTCTCTCGATGGCAAGCTGGAGAGTCGCCCGCTCGCGCCCGCTGGGGCATCGCCGGTGGTGGAGCTGTACGAGCTCCGGATGGCCGCCCGTTCGACCCACGTGTCGGAGGCGCACGCGCCGGGCACCCACGAGTTGGTGGTGGTGCTCACCGGTTCGCTGCGGCTTCGCGTGGAAGGGGAGGTCTACGATCTTGTCGCGGGTGATTCCATTTCGTTTCCGGCAGATGTCGGGCACGCGTACGAGAACCCCGGTGGCTCCGAAGCGCGGTACCACAACGTCATCGTTTATGAACGATAGGCGTGTCGCGACTTGCTGCACCGCAGCAGGTTCGTTATCTTGAAGCGGTGTTTCGCGATACTGGATACCGGCGCATGCAACGGGGCAAAGTTTGGCTGGTGGGCGCGGGCCCGGGTGATCCCGAGTTGCTCACCGTGCGTGCGCATCGTCTGATCGCGAACGCGGAAACGCTGGCGTACGACGAGCTGGTTTCGCCCGAGATTCTGGCGCTTGCGCCGGCGGGGGCGGAGCGCATTCCGGTGGGGCGTCGCGGCGGTGGCTGTCGCCATCACGAGGCGAAGATTCACCCGCGCGTGCTGGAGCTCGCGCTGGAGGGCCGTGAGGTCATCCGCGTGAAGGGCGGCGATCCGTACATTTTCGGCCGCGGCGGCGAAGAAGCCGAGGAGCTTTTCGCCGCGCGCATTCCCTTCGAGGTGGTCCCGGGTATCTCGGCGGCGTTGGGCGCCGCGGCCCGTTTGCATGTGCCGCTCACGCACCGCGGGGTCTCTTCCTCGGTGACGTTCGCCACGGCGCACGCTGCGACACCGGACGGTGAAGCGAGCTTGCCGAGCTATTTGCCCAGCGACGGCACCTTGGTCTTCTACATGGGCCTGGGCAAACTCAGCGATCGCCTCGCCGAGTTGATGCAAGCCGGTCGCCCCGCCTCGACCCCCGCCGTCGCCATCGCATCGGCCACGCTTCCCAACGAGCGCGCCGTCTTCGGCACCATCGGCACCCTCGCCGAGTTGGTCCAAGCCGCCAACCTGGAAGCCCCCGCCTTGGTCATCATCGGCGAAGTCATCTCCCGCGCCGTCTCCAGCCCCGAGTCCAAAGACGCCCTTCTGGGCGAAATCGCGGAATATGCTATGATTTCCGGATGAACCGGCGCAGCCTGAGAAGTCGATTGCAGATGAGGCCGATGAGGGCCGCAGGGACAGAATGAACGCCGAAGAGGCGGAACGCGCTCGTGAGCGCTTGTTCCTGGCATTCGAGCTCTACGCCGCCGGCGAGGCGATGATGAGCCAGAACTTGCGCCGTCGCCATCCCGCTGCCAGCGACGCCGAGATCGAAGAGCGTTTGCATCGCTGGCTCGAGTCGAGCGACTCGGAGCGATAAAGCGGCGTTTGCGCTCGGACGCCCTAAGCACTCTCGCGGACAGGTGTCCGGGGGTGACGGACAGTTGTCCGGCTGTGGGATGGCGGGTCCCGCGATTGGGACGTAATTATCGCGGGAACGCGGGAAAATGGCGCGAAAAGCGCGGGCACGGCCATTGCTGGAGGCCCGCGTATCATGAATCCGCGTAAGGGCGACCTCTATGTGATCGGCGCGATCATCGTGGCGGTGAGCCTCGTGTTCGCCATGCCCGCGGTGAGGCGCTGGGCGCGTGCCGATCTTGCGTATGCCGTGCAGACCTCGGGGCACCAGGGACGGTTGTCGTTCGAGCTGGGAAAAAGGAAACTCGTCGTCATGCTGCACATGACCCG
It includes:
- the cobA gene encoding uroporphyrinogen-III C-methyltransferase — translated: MQRGKVWLVGAGPGDPELLTVRAHRLIANAETLAYDELVSPEILALAPAGAERIPVGRRGGGCRHHEAKIHPRVLELALEGREVIRVKGGDPYIFGRGGEEAEELFAARIPFEVVPGISAALGAAARLHVPLTHRGVSSSVTFATAHAATPDGEASLPSYLPSDGTLVFYMGLGKLSDRLAELMQAGRPASTPAVAIASATLPNERAVFGTIGTLAELVQAANLEAPALVIIGEVISRAVSSPESKDALLGEIAEYAMISG
- a CDS encoding XRE family transcriptional regulator; translation: MAVRKGNPGARARAAEALGDDIGAAELGRRVAENLRQRRKARGMSLDDLAQSSGVSRAALSQIETQKSNPTLGILWKIAVGLGVPFADLIGEAKGGVSILRRGDAQILRSLDGKLESRPLAPAGASPVVELYELRMAARSTHVSEAHAPGTHELVVVLTGSLRLRVEGEVYDLVAGDSISFPADVGHAYENPGGSEARYHNVIVYER
- the cysC gene encoding adenylyl-sulfate kinase, with product MSGSQSSKNGAVVWFTGLSGAGKSTLAEALLPRLRAAGKKVELLDGDIVRTHLSKGLGYSREDRDINVDRIAFVAHLLARNGVTVLVAAISPYRASRDRARETIGSFVEVHVAPPVAECIKRDVKGLYQKALAGEIPQFTGVNDPYEEPLSAELTLDTSAISVEKALSQILITLRELGYLEESELARAEAPGDAANPS